From Brevibacillus marinus, a single genomic window includes:
- a CDS encoding helix-turn-helix transcriptional regulator: protein MKRHGVLRNNLPVLRAARRWTQQELADQLGVSRQTIISIEANRYNPSLILAFEIARLFEVDINEVFQYVAEEEDLS, encoded by the coding sequence GTGAAGCGACATGGCGTTTTGAGAAACAATCTTCCGGTGTTGCGAGCAGCCCGTCGGTGGACCCAGCAGGAACTGGCCGATCAACTGGGGGTAAGTCGACAGACGATTATTTCGATTGAAGCCAATCGATACAATCCGTCGCTGATCCTGGCGTTTGAAATTGCGCGATTGTTTGAAGTGGACATTAACGAAGTATTCCAATACGTTGCGGAGGAGGAGGACCTTTCGTGA
- a CDS encoding helix-turn-helix domain-containing protein — protein sequence MNTENHGDVGKLVGANLRQFRVNKGISIDALAKQIGVSKLTLIKIERGEANPTLSVIWKIANGLKIPITALLSIESDVSIVRKKDGLKLISANDVFVVEPLFRSHGLIELYRGYLQPRGEYLSEAHQPGVMEFVTVMSGQLTVEVDGNTYHLDEYDSIRFKGDRPHKYANPSSSVTILHFVISYHNP from the coding sequence ATGAACACCGAAAACCATGGTGATGTGGGGAAACTTGTCGGGGCCAATCTGCGGCAATTCCGGGTGAATAAAGGAATCAGCATAGATGCCTTGGCCAAACAAATCGGGGTCAGTAAATTAACATTGATCAAGATCGAACGCGGGGAAGCCAATCCTACATTGTCCGTAATCTGGAAAATCGCAAATGGTTTAAAAATCCCGATAACGGCTCTATTGTCAATCGAATCGGATGTCTCCATCGTTCGGAAGAAAGACGGGCTGAAACTGATCAGTGCAAACGACGTTTTTGTCGTTGAGCCGTTGTTTCGTTCGCATGGCTTGATTGAGCTTTATCGGGGATACCTACAGCCGCGGGGGGAATATCTCTCGGAAGCACACCAACCGGGGGTGATGGAATTTGTTACCGTGATGTCTGGCCAATTGACGGTGGAAGTGGACGGCAATACTTATCACTTGGATGAGTACGATTCCATTCGTTTTAAAGGGGATCGTCCCCATAAGTATGCCAACCCCTCTTCCTCCGTAACGATTTTGCACTTTGTCATTTCTTATCATAATCCTTAG